The genomic stretch GTACTGAACTGTGCACATATATGTGTTATAAAAACCACTGTTCATACATCCAGAGTACACGCATTCTATCCTTAAGAGCGTTGTGCAGTTTTGTCAGGCCCCCTGTGTCTGTTTAAGACGTCATTTTTATGCTCTGTTATACTGTGCCATGTGTCTTCTAagtctttattttaatgtaatgctcTGCGCTGGTGACAATGTAAATTTCCTTTTTGAGGATGAATAAActatatcatcatcatcatcacatttAAGTCTTGCCAGTGttatttttctcttgttttctctctcaggaCATCAGCTCATTAGGTAGATTCGGTGAGGTCGGTGATCAGCTGGCAAATCTCAAAGGTCATTTACACAATCCAGATATAAAGCCCGATACGGTGGGCACAGGCATTCAATCTTTCTGTACGTTGCTTTCTCTGTACGTTTAGAAACCAAATGAAGACTTCAGCGCTTTGGCTTGAACGTCAAGacaatttttatattatttttcgaTATGTGAAGTTATGTGAATTTCAGGAATAGGTGTAGGATTTCAGTAGTTCGttgtaatttattcaaatgacaAGCATGGTGAACACGTAATATCCGAGCTAGATTATTTCTACATAGGAAGCCTGCAAGCCTATGTACAAACAAGCAGTGTGCTTATTGCTGACCGTCTGTACTTTTCATGTTTGCGATGCAGGATAAATTATCACCGGAAAAGCCGATGCAAGAACATCTCGGAAACTCCCCGGCGTTCTTTACACATCTGCTATAAAAGTGCCATGGGGAATTCAACTGAAATACTTTTTGTTCTACAAGGACTGAGTGAGACAGTGTCAAGCAAGCGCACATACTTTATCCTCATTCTTCTTGTTTACCTTTTTACTCTTTTAGCGAACCTGACTTTGATTGGGACTGTTATTTTGGAGAAAACGCTACATGAGCCCATGCTTGTATTCGTGTGTaacttgtgtgtaaatggtgtACTTGGTGCCTCTACTTTTTATCCTAAAATATTGATGGACCTTTCATCTGACTTGAGTGTTACGTCGTATGAAGCTTGTCTGGGTCAAATTTTTGTATTATACAGCTACGCCCTCTGCGAATATACTACGTTGGCAGTGATGGCTTATGACAGGTATATCGCGATATGCAAGCCGCTCAATTACCACTCCATCATCACGCCAGGGAAGGTGAtgaaattgctgttttttaCCTGGTTTTCATCCATCTGTGAATCAGTAGTTGTGGCGATACTGATAGCCAGACTGCCCCTCTGTGGATTCAACATCGACAAGATTTACTGCACAGCCTGGTCCGTGATAAAGCTGTCATGTGTGGACACCACAATCAACAACATATACGGGTACATTGTCATGATTTTCCACGGTTCACAAGCTGTACTGGTCGGAATTTCCTATATTCATATCATCAGGGCATGTGTTCGATCGCCGAAAGAACGGAGTAAGTTCATGCAGACCTGTTTGCCCCATTTAATCGCACTGTCCAACTTCTTCATCGCACTCGCTTTTGATCTCATGTACACGCGCTATGGTCCCACCGACCGTCTGCACGCTCTCCGCAATTTCATGTCCCTGGACTACCTCATTATTCCACCGCTCCTAAATCCCCTCATTTATGGCCTGAGACTGAACCAGATCCGCCGGAAAATCTTTAGGATTTTCGGCCGGAAAACACATGCTCTCAAATGAACATTTGTACTTTGTTCAGCCAGGAAAAGCAACATCCCCctacaaatgttttcataaaaatgacaccagcacaaaaaatattatgaacaGCGTAACAAAAGGATTCTAAGATGCAGCACAGTTTAGTTTTAGATATTCCCGGAAGTAATATAAGCCTATCTTGGAATAGTGGCCTTGTTtggtttacattatttttttagattCACGCAAAACTTTTGCTGGGCATGGGTTGTGTTGCCTTGTGTATGAAAACATTGCCCTCATGGTACATTCAGAGATGGAAAACTCAGGCAGATGCAAACTGTGTTGAGACTGCTATTTATAttcaaaatagtaaaaaatgtaGGTTGCATTTTAAGTTccagtgataaaaataaaaatcataatgtTCCTATGTTTCACCAAAATTACTCCTTCtcttaaatatttacaaaaatatcaccaaatgcatacatatttcTTTGATTTGGCATTGAATAtgtagaaaaaatgtttttaatgaggtCTGTtgttatttaacttttttaatgttGGTGTTCAGTCAGTGTCGGGGAAACCTAGTCTTTgctattattttttctctttatccTATGACGCATGGTGCAGACAGATGCAGACACTTTAAGGCCAAATGAGGTAATCAGCGGAACGTTTTGTCTGAAGATCACAGTGGTGAGAAGTTATTGGTGGACACATTCTATGAGTGTGCCCAGCGTGTGGGGATTCTGATTGTtgtcaataaaatatgtatggCACAGACAGTTCCTCAAGAGTTTTCTTGGATTGCCCATGAGGAGCTCTGCCTGTGTGCTCATTGGTCaataaatgttgtttattgAACCTGCCGTTGCCATCTCATCCTTGGGGTTCCTGAGTCTGTTCCTGGGGTGCTGCTCCCCACATTAACATGAATAGGATGCTGCTGCAGAGGTGCCACTGAGAGACAGCAGCTGAGCATGAGTACACTGTTATGTGTTCCTCAACCACACctcaaaattacaaaaagagTGAGTAACTACTACAACCGCTACACAAATTAGAATGTACTTGTCTGCCAGAAGACTTCCTCAAATTGCAATTGAACTATACTTCCCCAACACAGTGTTCGGTACACATGAGGtcttatactgtacatgtgaatAATACATGTGATtaatttgcaggctgattgTTATTGGCCCATTGGAGCAGAGCATGCTGTAGTTTTGCctgttttaaatgtctttttatttacgatatattgaaaataatatcaCAAAAATACTCATGGAgaataatcaagaaaaatattcctcatttacatttacataggCATATTATTACACTTCTAGCCCTATACAtgagcagtctctgtgggcccccttcctctcttgatccatgtctctcaagcatcattccaggctttttgggggccctccccccattcgggccctgggtagtcagtcccactttccCCCCACTATGACGCCCCtgctcatattcattgtttcttttaaagTCAAAATGTGCTAGAGCACTTAGTCAAAACTTAAATGGTGTCACTGTCTAAATACTAATGGACCAGACTGTATATAATACACTGTAGCATACAAAGGATGAAAAAGGCCTGTTAAAGGTGCACATTAGCTACTTTAAATAGTTTTGAATATTACTTTGTCATAGAATTTCTACGCCAGTTTATCTGTATGCTCATAAGAGTCATATTTGTAAGGCGACAGGTACTGAACTGTGCACAtatatgtgttaaaaaaaaccactgtTCATACATCCAAAGTACACGCATTCTATTCTTAAGAGCGTTGTGCAGTTTTGTCAGGCCCCCTGTGTCTGTTTAAGACGTCATTTTTATGTTCCGTTATAATGTGCCATGTGTCTTCTAagtctttattttaatgtaatgctcTGCGCTGGTGATAATGTGGATTTCCCTTTTGAGGATGAATAAActatatcatcatcatcatcatcatcatcacattttgccagtgttatttttctcttgttttctctctaAGGACATCAGCTCATTAGGTAGATTCGAAGAGGACGGTGATTGGCTGGCAAATCTCAAAGGCCATTTACACAATCTAGATATAAAGCCCGATACGGTGGGCACAGGCATTCAATCTTTCTGTGCGTTGCTTTCTCTATACTGTTAGAAACCAAACGAAGTCTTCGGCGCTGAGGCATGAACATctggaaatatttatattatttgtcgAAATATGAAGATATTTACGTTCATTTCAAGGACAGTCGCAGTATTTTAGCCTTAAAGTTCTTtgtaatttattgaaatgaCAAGCAATGTGAACTCGTAATTTCCCAGCTAAATAATTTCTTAATAGGAAGCCTACAAGGCTATGTACAGACAAGCAGTCTGCTTATTGCTGATCGTCTGTACTTTTCCTGCTTGCGATGCAGGAGAAAATATCACCGGAGAAGCCGATGCAAGAACTCCGAAACTCTCCGGCGTTTTTTACAAATCTGCTATAAAAATACCATGGGGAATTCAACGGAAATACTGTTTTTTCTACAACGACTGAATGAGACAGAgtcaagcaaacacacatattttatCCTCATTCTTCTTGTTTACCTTTTTACGCTTTTAGCGAACCTGACTTTGATTGGGACAGTTGTTTTGGAGAAAACGCTCCATGAGCCCATGCTTATATTCGTGTGTaacttgtgtgtaaatggtaTACTTGGTGCTTCCATATTTTATCCTAAAATATTGGTGGACCTTTCATCTGACTTGAGTGTTACTTCGTATAAAGCTTGTCTGGGTCAAATTTTTGTATTATACAGCTACGCCCTCTGCGAATATACTACGTTAGCAATAATGGCTTATGACAGGTATATCGCGATATGCAAGCCGCTCAATTACCACTCCATCATCACGCCTCGGAAAATGACACAATTATTGCTTTTTGCCTGGCTTTCATCCATCTGTGAATCAGTTGGTGTGACGGCCCTGGTAGCCAGACTGCCCCTCTGTGGATTCCACATCGACAAGATTTACTGCACAGCCTGGTCCGTGGTAAAGCTGTCATGCGTGGACACCACTATTAACAACATATACGGGTACATCTTCATGATTCTCCACGGTTCACAAGCAGTGCTGGTCGCGATTTCCTATATTCATATCGTCAGAGCATGTGTTCGATCGTCAAAAGAACGGAGTAAGTTCATGCAGACCTGTTTGCCCCATTTAATCGCACTGGCCAACTTCTTCATCGCACTCACTTTTGACCTCATGTACACTCGCTATGGTCCCACCGACCGTCTGCACGCTCTCCGCAATTTCATGTCCCTGGACTACCTCATTTTTCCACCGCTCCTAAATCCCCTCATTTATGGCCTGAGACTGAACCAGATCCGCCGGAGAATCTTCAGGATTTTCGACCGGAAAACACATGCTCTCAAATGAACATTTGTACTTTGTTCAGCCAGGAAAAGCAACATCCCCctacaaatgttttcataaaaatgacaacaggacaaaaaatattatgaacaGAGTAACAAAAGGATTCTAAGATGCAGCACAGTTTAGTTTTAGATATTCCCGGAAGTAATATAAGCCTATCTTGGAATAGTGGCCTTGCTtggtttacattatttttttagtttcacGCAAAACTTTGTTGGCCATGGGTTGTGTTGCGTTGCGTAAGAAAACATTGCCCTTATGGTACATTCAGAGATGGAAAACCCAGACAGATGCAAACTGTGTTGAGACTGCTATTTATATTCAAAAGAGTAAAAATTGTAAGttgttttaaagtaataatctcgaagattttcattaaaataaatgtcagttAAGTCActattaggtaacacaatggtgattgagcctattattatattaatttatattattattattattatttatgattacagaactgggtgtctgtggcgacattcccgggaaaatatcacaagcggcgcatagatagtgacgcgttttccatcacccatgagtggttggtccgccagagagggtgggcggagctaacgcaacaggcttgctcttcaactcacttgtgtgtgagcggcgtactgttttttccggtgtctgaaAGCGTTAAAGCTGTGGGgattatggaaccctaatacatttttgtgtaacatcagaggtcatattatttgttgatgtagatttcgtattacatttgatgacaatgtaacgttactaaattacatagctatttgctcagctaacgctagctaccggaccatgtcaatagGCAACATTAGTTAAGACAACGTtgtgcacagtatccatctctcatatcaggtaacgttgcgttagctagctagctaatgtaattaacacaatctaatgtcagctaacaattagaaaaaacgctagctaacgctaccgacctcgcaaaccgtctctcgaatgcaatgctaccttgttgcagcgttgcaatgtagctaactaaaggccagttcagatcaatgattcgcaacgatactggatgcaacttgcaaaattccaagacgtctgattgtaaatgttctaaaactgcacttggcgatttgacaaggtgggtcttttgagaccctaggcaacggcttcagaggctctgcaactaaccagttcacaccgctgcaattttctctgcaacattctaaaaccgttttgtctcgttgcgaatcattgatcttaactggccataacgttaccgttatttacattgccatcaagttcatcaatatataagccggggtataggtggagctgagtcgggtctgatttctgtgtaaagatgtcaagccggagaaaactaaataaaagaatacggcagtatggattagcgttgttattattttattacgcttcctcatatgttccttcagccttgatgcccttttttgattaaatctcatttgtttttgttttattcttcttattctgactgctaatttaacacccagctcagctttattctcgaacagtttagctagcaaaaccagaaacaaggcagttgtttcaaaaatatcacacaacagtcattcacgatgatgatgcaggagatacataattgcacgagccacagcgaatcccgcgaattcttctctgcagtgtaaagatgttcataccgagcaaaaggtggataaagaacgtttgtggaaattgatcatcactaattctaccccaggtctgctacagcattttaacccggctcggcagtgtaaggACAGCtcaagttagcctaatgttagacaatgaatgagtatgtgcataacgttacttgtataacaaccattttttattctgtatatAATGAGTGTAATaattggcgtggcccaggtgccaaatGACttacgtcacacaggcgacactagttggatccggttggatctctgggaagtgaggtcaaaaaacacacctgcaattaccgcttctcgccattggtaccgccaaagagaacgaaactgaaatcttcgagattgtaactttaaattcCAGTGATAAAAACAAGAATCATAATGTTCCTATGTTTCTCCAAAATTACTCCTTCtcttaaatatttacagaaatatcaccaaatatatacatttttctttgatGAGGCATTAAATAtgtagaaaaaatgtttttaatgaggtCTGTtgttatttaacttttttaatgttGGTGTTCAGTCAGTGTTGGGGAAACCTAgtttttgctattattttttctctctaccCTATGACGCATGGTGCAGACAGATGCAGCCACTTTAAGGTCAAATGAAGTAATCAGCGGAAAGTTTTGTTTGAAGATCACAGTGGTGAGAAGTTATTGGTGGACACATTCTATGAGTGTGCCCAGCGTGTGGGGATTCTGATTGTtgtcaataaaatatgtatggCACAGACAGTTCCTCAAGAGTTTTCTTGGATTGCCCATGAGGAGCTCTGCCTGTGTGCCCCATGTGtctgtttaaaatgccattatGTTCTGTTATGCTGTGCTATGTGTCTTCTAagtctttattttaatgtaatgctcTGTGCTGGTGACAAtgtaaattttctttttgaggATGAATAAActatatcatcatcatcacatttAAGTCTTGCCAGTGTTATTTTTCTCTTGGTTTCTCTCTCAGGACATCAGCTCATTAAGCAGATTCGGTGAGGTCGGTGATCAGCTGGCAAATCTCAAAGGCCATTTACACAATCCAGATATAAAGCCCGATACGGTGGTCACAGGCATTCAATCTTTCTGTGCGTTGCTTTCTCTATACTGTTGGAAACCAAATTAAGTCTTCAGCCCTTTGGCTTGAACATCAAGacaatttttatattatttttcgaTATGTGAAGTTATGTGAATTTTAGGAATAGGTGTAGGATTTCAACCTTATAGTTCGttgtaatttattcaaatgacaAGCATGGTGAACACGTAATATCCGAGCTAGATTATGTCGAAATAGGAAGCCTACAAGCCTATGTACAAACAACCAGTCTGCTTATTGCTGGCCGTCTGTACTTTTCATGTTTGCGATGCAGGAGAAATTATCCCCGGAAAAGCTGATGCAAGAACATGTTGGAAACTCCCCGGCGTTTTTTACACGTCCGCTATAAAAGTACCATGGGGAATTCAACTGAAATACTTTTTGTTCTACAAGGACTGAATGAGACAGTGTCAAGGAAGCGCACATACTTTATCCTCATTCTTCTTGCTTACCTTTTTACTCTTTTAGCGAACCTGACTTTGATTGGGACTGTTATTTTGGAGAAAACGCTACATGAGCCCATGCTTATATTCGTGTGTaacttgtgtgtaaatggtaTACTTGGTGCCTCTACTTTTTATCCTAAAATATTGATGGATCTTTCATCTGACTTGAGTGTTACGTCGTATGAAGCTTGTCTGGGTCAAATTTTTGTATTATACAGCTACGCCCTCTGCGAATATACTACGTTAGCAATGATGGCTTATGACAGGTATATCGCGATATGCAAGCCGCTCAATTACCACTCCATCATCACACCTCAGAAGGTGAtgaaattgctgttttttaCCTGGTTTTCATCCATCTGTGAATCAGTAGTTCTGGCGATACTGATAGCCAGGCTGCCCCTCTGTGGATTCAACATCGACAAGATTTACTGCACAGCCTGGTCCGTGGTAAAGCTGTCATGCGTGGACACCACTATCAACAACATATACGGGTACATTGTCATGCTTCTCCACGGTTCACAAGCAGTGCTGGTCGTGATTTCCTATATTCATATCGTCAGGGCATGTGTTCGATCATCGAAAGAACGGAGTAAGTTCATGCAGACCTGTTTGCCCCATTTAATCGCACTGGCCAACTTCTTAATCGCACTCACTTTTGACCTCATGTACACTCGCTATGGTCCCACCGACCGTCTGCACGCTCTCCGCAATTTCATGTCCCTGGACTACCTCATTATTCCACCGCTCCTAAATCCCCTCATTTATGGCCTGAGACTGAACCAGATCCGCCGGAGAATCTTCAGGATTTTCGACCGGAAAACACATGCTCTCAAATGAACATTTGTACTTTGTTCAGCCAGGAAAAGCAACATACCCctacaaatgttttcataaacatGACAACAGCACAAAAATTATTATGAA from Anguilla anguilla isolate fAngAng1 chromosome 12, fAngAng1.pri, whole genome shotgun sequence encodes the following:
- the LOC118209249 gene encoding olfactory receptor 142-like → MLETPRRFLHVRYKSTMGNSTEILFVLQGLNETVSRKRTYFILILLAYLFTLLANLTLIGTVILEKTLHEPMLIFVCNLCVNGILGASTFYPKILMDLSSDLSVTSYEACLGQIFVLYSYALCEYTTLAMMAYDRYIAICKPLNYHSIITPQKVMKLLFFTWFSSICESVVLAILIARLPLCGFNIDKIYCTAWSVVKLSCVDTTINNIYGYIVMLLHGSQAVLVVISYIHIVRACVRSSKERSKFMQTCLPHLIALANFLIALTFDLMYTRYGPTDRLHALRNFMSLDYLIIPPLLNPLIYGLRLNQIRRRIFRIFDRKTHALK
- the LOC118209251 gene encoding olfactory receptor 2G6-like, giving the protein MGNSTEILFFLQRLNETESSKHTYFILILLVYLFTLLANLTLIGTVVLEKTLHEPMLIFVCNLCVNGILGASIFYPKILVDLSSDLSVTSYKACLGQIFVLYSYALCEYTTLAIMAYDRYIAICKPLNYHSIITPRKMTQLLLFAWLSSICESVGVTALVARLPLCGFHIDKIYCTAWSVVKLSCVDTTINNIYGYIFMILHGSQAVLVAISYIHIVRACVRSSKERSKFMQTCLPHLIALANFFIALTFDLMYTRYGPTDRLHALRNFMSLDYLIFPPLLNPLIYGLRLNQIRRRIFRIFDRKTHALK
- the LOC118209250 gene encoding olfactory receptor 142-like, whose translation is MGNSTEILFVLQGLSETVSSKRTYFILILLVYLFTLLANLTLIGTVILEKTLHEPMLVFVCNLCVNGVLGASTFYPKILMDLSSDLSVTSYEACLGQIFVLYSYALCEYTTLAVMAYDRYIAICKPLNYHSIITPGKVMKLLFFTWFSSICESVVVAILIARLPLCGFNIDKIYCTAWSVIKLSCVDTTINNIYGYIVMIFHGSQAVLVGISYIHIIRACVRSPKERSKFMQTCLPHLIALSNFFIALAFDLMYTRYGPTDRLHALRNFMSLDYLIIPPLLNPLIYGLRLNQIRRKIFRIFGRKTHALK